The following coding sequences are from one Rutidosis leptorrhynchoides isolate AG116_Rl617_1_P2 chromosome 11, CSIRO_AGI_Rlap_v1, whole genome shotgun sequence window:
- the LOC139876737 gene encoding uncharacterized protein isoform X1 — protein MEGTILTPDLEGMKHVKSEEEGEMLFKPLLDIYEPVLLAAENSQNQLGNLLDFPSQADEVPTPTSSRKKGKGKSKQAADVEPSQVKPKKVIPNSNVWDLEDELRLAKSWNVVSENSEQAYAETGSSFWYLVMDEYNSRNPPFVRTKDALSSKWKKLNTHCQKFGNVVKRLQKEWRSKESDHDFRMRCEGQYRLENMKAFTSYHVWDFLKDKPKWLHPDAVVIGRRNAVRRRDTIDTIESEDLNVDEELEDENPSGALISDDPLACSMEKERKAKFQKTSSGSAASSRSSFEDSFTCRFLGIREDIEGYYKRKDLETQLRILAITTDHLPEVDRRVIEKQKARIRARLESLEDGSGSGADI, from the coding sequence ATGGAAGGGACAATTTTAACTCCTGATTTAGAAGGAATGAAACATGTGAAGTCTGAAGAAGAAGGGGAGATGCTTTTTAAGCCTTTATTGGATATATACGAACCGGTATTACTAGCTGCCGAAAACTCCCAAAACCAACTCGGCAACCTACTCGATTTTCCTTCACAAGCAGACGAGGTACCAACACCAACCTCGTCTCgaaaaaaaggaaaaggaaaaagtAAACAAGCTGCGGACGTCGAACCGTCACAAGTTAAACCAAAGAAGGTCATTCCGAATAGCAATGTGTGGGACCTGGAGGACGAGCTTCGATTGGCTAAGAGTTGGAATGTCGTATCTGAAAATTCCGAGCAAGCCTATGCGGAAACCGGCTCATCTTTTTGGTATCTTGTTATGGATGAATACAATAGTCGTAACCCGCCATTCGTCCGTACAAAGGATGCGTTGAGTTCAAAATGGAAGAAGCTCAATACTCATTGCCAAAAGTTTGGAAACGTTGTTAAACGTTTACAAAAGGAATGGCGAAGTAAGGAAAGCGATCATGATTTTAGGATGCGGTGTGAGGGTCAATATAGGTTGGAGAATATGAAAGCGTTTACTAGTTATCATGTTTGGGACTTTTTAAAGGACAAGCCAAAGTGGTTACATCCCGATGCAGTTGTGATAGGTAGGCGTAACGCTGTAAGACGCCGCGATACGATCGATACTATCGAATCGGAAGATTTGAATGTGGACGAAGAACTAGAGGACGAAAACCCGAGTGGTGCTCTAATTAGTGATGATCCGTTGGCGTGTTCgatggagaaagaaagaaaagcTAAATTTCAAAAAACATCGTCCGGTTCGGCCGCGTCTTCTCGGTCTTCGTTTGAGGATTCATTTACTTGTAGGTTTTTGGGCATACGAGAGGATATAGAAGGTTACTATAAACGTAAGGACCTTGAGACACAATTGAGAATTTTGGCTATCACGACGGACCACTTGCCGGAAGTCGATAGGCGCGTTATAGAAAAGCAAAAGGCTAGGATTCGTGCGAGGTTGGAGTCGTTGGAAGATGGATCGGGATCGGGAGCCGATATTTGA